One window of Mixophyes fleayi isolate aMixFle1 chromosome 3, aMixFle1.hap1, whole genome shotgun sequence genomic DNA carries:
- the SYNCRIP gene encoding heterogeneous nuclear ribonucleoprotein Q isoform X9: MKTYRQREKQGTKVADSSKGPDESKIKALLERTGYTLDVTTGQRKYGGPPPATIHSAQQPSVGTEIFVGKIPRDLFEDELVPLFEKAGSIWDLRLMMDPLTGLNRGYAFVTFCTKEAAQEAVKLYNNHEIRSGKHIGVCISVANNRLFVGSIPKSKTKEQIVEEFSKVTEGLTDVILYHQPDDKKKNRGFCFLEYEDHKTAAQARRRLMSGKVKVWGNVVTVEWADPIEDPDPEVMAKVKVLFVRNLANTVTEEILEKAFGNFGKLERVKKLKDYAFIHFDERVGAVKAMEEMNGKELEGENIEIVFAKPPDQKRKERKAQRQAAKNQMYDDYYYYGGPHMPPPSRGRGRGGRGGYGYPSDYYGYEDYYDYYGYDYHNYRGGYDDPFYGYEDFQVGARGRGGRGARGAAPSRGRGAAPPRGRAGYSQRGGPGSARGARGARGGAQQQRGRGVRGARGGRGGNVGGKRKADGYNQPDSKRRQTNNQNWGSQPIAQQPLQGGDHSGNYGYKSENQEFYQDSFGQQWK; the protein is encoded by the exons ATGAAGACCTACAGGCAAAGAGAGAAACAAGGGACCAAAGTTGCAGATTCTAGCAAAGGACCAGATGAGTCCAAAATAAAG GCCCTTCTAGAAAGAACAGGATATACTTTAGATGTGACAACTGGTCAAAGAAAATACGGTGGTCCACCTCCTGCCACAATCCACTCTGCACAGCAGCCCTCTGTTGgcacagag ATATTTGTGGGCAAGATCCCTAGAGACCTGTTTGAAGATGAGCTTGTTCCATTATTTGAAAAGGCTGGATCAATTTGGGATCTCCGTTTAATGATGGATCCTTTAACTGGTTTAAATAGGGGCTATGCTTTTGTTACATTTTGTACGAAAGAGGCTGCCCAGGAGGCTGTCAAGTTG tacaaTAACCATGAGATTCGATCAGGAAAACATATTGGTGTATGCATCTCTGTTGCCAATAATAGACTTTTTGTTGGGTCTAttccaaaaagtaaaacaaaggaACAAATTGTTGAAGAATTTAGCAAAGTTACAG AAGGTCTTACTGATGTCATATTATACCATCAGCCAGATGATAAGAAAAAGAATAGAGGTTTCTGCTTTCTTGAATATGAAGATCATAAAACTGCTGCTCAAGCCAGGCGTCGGCTTATGAGTGGCAAAGTGAAAGTATGGGGTAATGTTGTGACTGTAGAGTGGGCCGACCCAATTGAAGATCCTGATCCAGAGGTCATGGCAAAG GTTAAGGTTTTGTTTGTGCGTAACCTCGCAAATACAGTCACAGAAGAAATCCTAGAGAAAGCATTTGGTAACTTTGGcaaattggagagggtcaagaagctAAAAGACTATGCTtttattcattttgatgaacgGGTCGGTGCAGTAAAG GCAATGGAAGAAATGAATGGAAAAGAGTTGGAAGGTGAGAACATTGAAATagtttttgcaaaaccacccgATCAGAAGAGGAAAGAGCGCAAAGCTCAAAGACAAGCAGCTAAAAATCAAAT gtatgatgattattattattatggtggtCCTCATATGCCCCCTCCTTCCAGAGGCAGGGGCAGAGGAGGTAGAGGTGGTTATGGATATCCTTCTGACTATTATGGCTATGaagattattatgattattatggcTATGACTACCATAACTACCGTGGTGGATATGATGATCCTTTCTATGGTTACGAAGACTTTCAAGTCGGAGCTAGAGGCAGGGGTGGTAGAGGAGCAAGGGGTGCTGCTCCTTCCAGAGGTCGCGGGGCTGCTCCACCCCGTGGCAGAGCCGGTTATTCACAGAGGGGAGGACCAGGATCAGCAAGAGGCGCTCGAGGTGCGAGAGGAGGTGCCCAGCAACAAAGAGGCCGCGGGGTACGTGGTGCGAGGGGTGGCCGCGGTGGAAATGTAGGAGGAAAGCGCAAAGCTGATGGGTACAACCAGCCAGATTCCAAGCGGCGCCAGACCAATAATCAGAACTGGGGCTCCCAACCCATTGCTCAGCAACCGCTCCAAGGTGGTGATCATTCTGGTAACTATGGTTACAAATCTGAAAACCAGGAGTTTTATCAGGATTCTTTTGGGCAACAGTGGAAATAG
- the SYNCRIP gene encoding heterogeneous nuclear ribonucleoprotein Q isoform X8: MEWGGLVAHSDLDERAIEALKEFNEEGALAVLQQFKDSDLSHVQNKSAFLCGVMKTYRQREKQGTKVADSSKGPDESKIKALLERTGYTLDVTTGQRKYGGPPPATIHSAQQPSVGTEIFVGKIPRDLFEDELVPLFEKAGSIWDLRLMMDPLTGLNRGYAFVTFCTKEAAQEAVKLYNNHEIRSGKHIGVCISVANNRLFVGSIPKSKTKEQIVEEFSKVTEGLTDVILYHQPDDKKKNRGFCFLEYEDHKTAAQARRRLMSGKVKVWGNVVTVEWADPIEDPDPEVMAKVKVLFVRNLANTVTEEILEKAFGNFGKLERVKKLKDYAFIHFDERVGAVKAMEEMNGKELEGENIEIVFAKPPDQKRKERKAQRQAAKNQMYDDYYYYGGPHMPPPSRGRGRGGRGGYGYPSDYYGYEDYYDYYGYDYHNYRGGYDDPFYGYEDFQVGARGRGGRGARGAAPSRGRGAAPPRGRAGYSQRGGPGSARGARGARGGAQQQRGRGVRGARGGRGGNVGGKRKADGYNQPDSKRRQTNNQNWGSQPIAQQPLQGGDHSGNYGYKSENQEFYQDSFGQQWK; encoded by the exons GTTTAGTTGCGCATAGTGATCTAGATGAAAGAGCTATTGAAGCTCTAAAGGAATTCAATGAAGAAGGTGCATTAGCTGTGCTTCAACAGTTTAAGGACAGTGACCTTTCGCATGTACAG aataaaagtGCCTTTTTATGTGGAGTCATGAAGACCTACAGGCAAAGAGAGAAACAAGGGACCAAAGTTGCAGATTCTAGCAAAGGACCAGATGAGTCCAAAATAAAG GCCCTTCTAGAAAGAACAGGATATACTTTAGATGTGACAACTGGTCAAAGAAAATACGGTGGTCCACCTCCTGCCACAATCCACTCTGCACAGCAGCCCTCTGTTGgcacagag ATATTTGTGGGCAAGATCCCTAGAGACCTGTTTGAAGATGAGCTTGTTCCATTATTTGAAAAGGCTGGATCAATTTGGGATCTCCGTTTAATGATGGATCCTTTAACTGGTTTAAATAGGGGCTATGCTTTTGTTACATTTTGTACGAAAGAGGCTGCCCAGGAGGCTGTCAAGTTG tacaaTAACCATGAGATTCGATCAGGAAAACATATTGGTGTATGCATCTCTGTTGCCAATAATAGACTTTTTGTTGGGTCTAttccaaaaagtaaaacaaaggaACAAATTGTTGAAGAATTTAGCAAAGTTACAG AAGGTCTTACTGATGTCATATTATACCATCAGCCAGATGATAAGAAAAAGAATAGAGGTTTCTGCTTTCTTGAATATGAAGATCATAAAACTGCTGCTCAAGCCAGGCGTCGGCTTATGAGTGGCAAAGTGAAAGTATGGGGTAATGTTGTGACTGTAGAGTGGGCCGACCCAATTGAAGATCCTGATCCAGAGGTCATGGCAAAG GTTAAGGTTTTGTTTGTGCGTAACCTCGCAAATACAGTCACAGAAGAAATCCTAGAGAAAGCATTTGGTAACTTTGGcaaattggagagggtcaagaagctAAAAGACTATGCTtttattcattttgatgaacgGGTCGGTGCAGTAAAG GCAATGGAAGAAATGAATGGAAAAGAGTTGGAAGGTGAGAACATTGAAATagtttttgcaaaaccacccgATCAGAAGAGGAAAGAGCGCAAAGCTCAAAGACAAGCAGCTAAAAATCAAAT gtatgatgattattattattatggtggtCCTCATATGCCCCCTCCTTCCAGAGGCAGGGGCAGAGGAGGTAGAGGTGGTTATGGATATCCTTCTGACTATTATGGCTATGaagattattatgattattatggcTATGACTACCATAACTACCGTGGTGGATATGATGATCCTTTCTATGGTTACGAAGACTTTCAAGTCGGAGCTAGAGGCAGGGGTGGTAGAGGAGCAAGGGGTGCTGCTCCTTCCAGAGGTCGCGGGGCTGCTCCACCCCGTGGCAGAGCCGGTTATTCACAGAGGGGAGGACCAGGATCAGCAAGAGGCGCTCGAGGTGCGAGAGGAGGTGCCCAGCAACAAAGAGGCCGCGGGGTACGTGGTGCGAGGGGTGGCCGCGGTGGAAATGTAGGAGGAAAGCGCAAAGCTGATGGGTACAACCAGCCAGATTCCAAGCGGCGCCAGACCAATAATCAGAACTGGGGCTCCCAACCCATTGCTCAGCAACCGCTCCAAGGTGGTGATCATTCTGGTAACTATGGTTACAAATCTGAAAACCAGGAGTTTTATCAGGATTCTTTTGGGCAACAGTGGAAATAG